From the Deinococcus gobiensis I-0 genome, the window GCAGAACTACCGCCGCAGCGACGGCTCGGGGCTGGCGGGCTATGTCCTGAACTTCGCTCCCGCCGGGCTGGATTTCGGCAGCCTGATGGCCGAGCTGCGGGCGCGCAGCCGCGTGCTGGCCTCGGGCGAACTGCCCCTGCTGGGCGTGGTTGCGCTGTCGCCGGGCCTGGGCGCGCCGCGTACGCTCGACGTGGCCCGCTACCTGAAGGCCGAGGTGCTCAACGAGGGCGAGGCGAAGCTGCGCCGGGTGACGAGTACGGTCATCACGGCGCGCACCGTGCCCAAGATGGCGCACCTGTTCGTGCCGGGCGCCCTGGTCATCACGCCCGGCGACCGCGAGGACGTGATCATGGCGGCCTCGCTGATGCACCTCAGCGGCGTGCCGCTCGCGGGGCTGCTGTTCTCGTCGGGCAGCGCGCCCGAGGACAGTGTCGAGAAGCTGTGCCGCGCGGCGCTCTCCTCCTCGCTGCCGGTCATGCGGGTAGACACGAACTCGTACAACACGGCCTCGGCCCTCTCGCGCATGGACGCCCGCGTGCCGCACGACGACTTCGAGCGCATGGAGCGGATGCTCGACTTCATCGCCGACCGGCTGGACATCGTGCCGCTGGGCGCCCGCATCCGCACGCCCGGCCCCAGCGGCGAGCGCCGGCTGCCCCCCAGCGCCTTCCGCTACGAACTCATCCAGAAGTCGCGCGCGGCCGGCAAGCGCATCGTGCTGCCCGAGGGCGACGAGCCGCGCACCATCCGCGCCGCCATCCGCTGCACCGAGAAGGAGATCGCGCGCTGCGTCCTGCTCGCCAAGCCCGAGCGGGTCCGGCAGGTCGCCGAGGGCCAGGGCCTGACCCTGCCGGCCGGGCTGGAAATCCTGGACCCCGACGAGATCCGGGGCCGCTACGTCGGGCCGATGGTCGAGCTGCGCAAGAGCAAGGGCCTGACCGCCCCGCAGGCCGAGGCGCAGCTCGAAGACACGGTCGTGCTGGGCACCATGATGCTGGCGCTGGGCGAGGTGGACGGCCTGGTGTCGGGCGCGGTCCACACGACCGCCAACACGGTGCGCCCGGCCCTCCAGCTCATCAAGACGGCGCCGGGGGCCTCGCTGGTGAGCAGCGTGTTCTTCATGCTCATGCCCGAGCAGGTGCTCGTGTACGGCGACGCGGCCATCAACCCCAACCCCAATGCCGAGGAACTGGCCGACATCGCCATCCAGTCGGCCGACAGCGCCCTGGCCTTCGGCATCACGCCCAGGGTCGCCATGCTGAGCTACTCGACCGGCGAGAGCGGCGCGGGCGCCGACGTGGAGAAGGTCAAGGAGGCGACCCGGCTGGTGCGTGGGCGCCGCCCCGACCTCATGGTGGACGGCCCACTGCAATACGACGCCGCCAGCGTGCTGAGCGTGGGCCGCCAGAAGGCCCCCGACTCGCCGGTTGCGGGGCGGGCCACGGTGTTCATCTTCCCCGACCTGAACACCGGGAACACGACCTACAAGGCGGTGCAGCGCTCGGCGGGCGTGGTGGCGGTGGGGCCCATGCTCCAGGGCCTGCGCAAGCCGGTCAACGACCTCTCGCGCGGGGCGCTGGTGGACGACATCGTGTACACCATCGCCCTGACGGCCATCCAGGCGACGCAGGGGGGCGGAGCGCCGGTGTCCCCGGCCGCGCCCGCCCTGCCGGGAGCGGGCAGCTGAACGCGCCCGCTTTCGTGCGCCCACCCCGCCTGCCCCCCGGCTCGCGCGTGGCGGCGCTGAGCCTGAGCAGCGGCATGGTCACCGGGGTCATGGGCCGGTACCACGCCGGAGTGCGGCAGGTCGCCGGGGCGCTGGGCTGGGAGGTGGTGCCCGCACCCAACGCCCTGCGCGGCCCCGAGTACCTGTACGCCCACCCCGAGGCCCGCGCCGACGACCTGCACTGGGCCCTGACGCAGCCCGACATTCACGGCCTGCTGAGCATCATCGGCGGCGACGACAGCATTCGGCTGCTGCCGCACCTGCGCCCCGACCTCGTGCGTGCCCACCCCAAGGCCTTCCTGGGCTTCAGCGACAGCACGGTCACGCTGCTGCATTTCCTGCGCGCCGGGGTGATGGCCTACCACGGCCCGGCCCTGCTGACCGATCTCGCCGAGAACGCGGGCATCCGGCCTTTCGTCCTCGACGGTCTGCGCTGCGCGCTGGTGCAGGAGCCGCGGCCCTTCGACCTCTCGCCTGCCCCCGAATGGACGCAGGCGACGGTGCCCTGGGAAGACGTGGCGCTTCAGGAGACGCCGCGTTCCTTTGCGCCCGGCGACGGCTGGGTGTGGCTTCAGGGCGCGGCGCCGGCCGAAGGCCACCTCGTCGGCGGCTGCCTGGAGGTGCTCGACATGTTGTGCGGCACGCCCGGCTGGCCCGCGCCCGATCTGTGGCGCGGCGCGGTGCTCGCCCTGGAAACCAGCGAGGACGTGCCCGCGCCCACGCAGGTCGGCTACTGGCTGCGCAACTATGCCGCCCAGGGCATCCTGGCGGGCGCCGCCGGGCTGATGCTGGCGCGGCCACGCGGTTACAGCGCCGAGATGAAGGCCGAACTCTACGCCTGGGTGCGCCGCGTGCTGGCCGAGGCGGGCCGTCCCGAGCTGCCGGTGGTCGCCGACGTGGACTTCGGGCACACCAGTCCCCAGCTCACGCTGCCGTTGGGGGGCCGCGCCCGCCTCGATCCGGGCGCGGGGCGCGTCACGGTCTGGCCGTAGGTCTGGGTGCGGCCCGGCCTTCCCTGGCCGTGACTGCCAGACGAACGCCCGGTCATCCAGCGGGCCGCTGCCGCGCGGGGCCGCCGGGCCGGTATCATGGGGGGCGTGCGGCTGCTGCTGCTTTCCGATATCCATGCCAACCACGCCGCACTGCAGGCGGTCCTCCGTGACGCCGAGACGCGGGGTTACGACCGCGCCGTGCATCTGGGCGACGCCGTGGGCTACGGCCCGCATCCCCAGGCGGTCTTGGACGCCCTGCGTGACCTCGACGCGACCTGCATCCTGGGCAACCACGACCAGATGCTCCTCGAATACGCCGACCAGAAACGCGAGTACAAGGAGAGCGTGGTGTCGCTGGCCCTGCGCTGGCAGCTCACCCGCCTGAGCGAGCGCGACCTGAACTGGGTGCGCACCTGGCGCGACGGCGTGGACGACCCGGCTGTGGGCGCCCGCTACCGTCACGGCACGCCCATCAGCCTCGACGCCTACATGGACTCGGTGACGGCCGCCCGCGAGGTATTCGCGCAGTGGCAGGGCCGGCTGGGCTTCGTCGGCCATACCCATGTGCCGGGGGTCTACGCCACCCTGAACGCCCCGGTGGGCGAGTGGATCAAGGCCCAGCCCTTTCCGGACGGCGGTTCGTACCTCGTGCCGCCCAGCGCCCGCCTCGTCCTGAATCCCGGCAGCGTGGGCCAGCCGCGCGACGGCAACTCGGCCGCCAGCTACGCCCTGTTCGATACGGCGCGCGGCTCCTTCGAGGTGCGGCGCGTGCCCTACGACATCGCCCGCACGCAGGAGGCGATCCTGGAGGCCGGGTTGCCGCCCGTCCTCGCCGCCCGGCTCGCCATCGGCAAATGACAGCCCTTCCCTCCCTGCCGGATGTGGCGGCGCTGCACGGCCCGCTGCTCGAACAGACCTCCGCTTTCCGGGGCAACGCACTGCTGCTCACCGGCCCGGCGCGGGTGGGCAAGCTGGCCCTGGCACGGGCCATCGCCGCCCAGCACAACTGCACCGGGACGCGCGGCATGTACGGCGAGGCCTGCGGGACCTGTCCGTCGTGCCGCGCGCTGGCCGCCGGGGCCCACCCCGACCTCCTGACCGTCGAGCCGCGCGCCGTGACCACCACCGGCAAGGTGGCGCGGCGCAAGATCATCCCCATCGGGGCGATCCTGGAGGGCCGCGACAAGGGCCGCGACTACGAGACGCACGTCTACGAGTTCCTGGAGGTCCGCCCGACCTTCCAGCGGCGCGTGGTGACGGTGGTGGGGGCCGAATATCTGGGCCCCGAGGCCGCCAACGCCCTGCTCAAACTGGTCGAGGAGCCGCCGCACGGCGCGCTGTTCCTGTTCCTCGCCGAGGACCTGCGCGCCGTGCTGCCCACCATCGTCAGCCGCAGCGCCCGCCTGGGGGTCGCCCCCGCCAGCGACGA encodes:
- the pta gene encoding phosphate acetyltransferase; the protein is MKTLFIAPTRNGVGLSSTALGLTRALERQGLKVAFLKPIAQTHETSTDDSVHFARTLAHLQTPDPIALSDAEEQLSHGAEDELMEGVIALARAAVGGGADVLIAEGLALNERNVYAGALNASLARNLEAETVLVSSLAGVTPGALADELEIAAQNYRRSDGSGLAGYVLNFAPAGLDFGSLMAELRARSRVLASGELPLLGVVALSPGLGAPRTLDVARYLKAEVLNEGEAKLRRVTSTVITARTVPKMAHLFVPGALVITPGDREDVIMAASLMHLSGVPLAGLLFSSGSAPEDSVEKLCRAALSSSLPVMRVDTNSYNTASALSRMDARVPHDDFERMERMLDFIADRLDIVPLGARIRTPGPSGERRLPPSAFRYELIQKSRAAGKRIVLPEGDEPRTIRAAIRCTEKEIARCVLLAKPERVRQVAEGQGLTLPAGLEILDPDEIRGRYVGPMVELRKSKGLTAPQAEAQLEDTVVLGTMMLALGEVDGLVSGAVHTTANTVRPALQLIKTAPGASLVSSVFFMLMPEQVLVYGDAAINPNPNAEELADIAIQSADSALAFGITPRVAMLSYSTGESGAGADVEKVKEATRLVRGRRPDLMVDGPLQYDAASVLSVGRQKAPDSPVAGRATVFIFPDLNTGNTTYKAVQRSAGVVAVGPMLQGLRKPVNDLSRGALVDDIVYTIALTAIQATQGGGAPVSPAAPALPGAGS
- a CDS encoding S66 family peptidase, which produces MRPPRLPPGSRVAALSLSSGMVTGVMGRYHAGVRQVAGALGWEVVPAPNALRGPEYLYAHPEARADDLHWALTQPDIHGLLSIIGGDDSIRLLPHLRPDLVRAHPKAFLGFSDSTVTLLHFLRAGVMAYHGPALLTDLAENAGIRPFVLDGLRCALVQEPRPFDLSPAPEWTQATVPWEDVALQETPRSFAPGDGWVWLQGAAPAEGHLVGGCLEVLDMLCGTPGWPAPDLWRGAVLALETSEDVPAPTQVGYWLRNYAAQGILAGAAGLMLARPRGYSAEMKAELYAWVRRVLAEAGRPELPVVADVDFGHTSPQLTLPLGGRARLDPGAGRVTVWP
- a CDS encoding metallophosphoesterase family protein, translated to MGGVRLLLLSDIHANHAALQAVLRDAETRGYDRAVHLGDAVGYGPHPQAVLDALRDLDATCILGNHDQMLLEYADQKREYKESVVSLALRWQLTRLSERDLNWVRTWRDGVDDPAVGARYRHGTPISLDAYMDSVTAAREVFAQWQGRLGFVGHTHVPGVYATLNAPVGEWIKAQPFPDGGSYLVPPSARLVLNPGSVGQPRDGNSAASYALFDTARGSFEVRRVPYDIARTQEAILEAGLPPVLAARLAIGK
- a CDS encoding DNA polymerase III — its product is MTALPSLPDVAALHGPLLEQTSAFRGNALLLTGPARVGKLALARAIAAQHNCTGTRGMYGEACGTCPSCRALAAGAHPDLLTVEPRAVTTTGKVARRKIIPIGAILEGRDKGRDYETHVYEFLEVRPTFQRRVVTVVGAEYLGPEAANALLKLVEEPPHGALFLFLAEDLRAVLPTIVSRSARLGVAPASDEALGRALLRAGLDADADLIAFAGGRAGVLTEHAAVSTALDDARTFDGALGGPLLGALGAAEALEKRWDAAWHPEALRFVWRARQPAARARADTALGELQEALEAYASPSLSFQVFALRLREALGEAG